A window of the Zootoca vivipara chromosome 14, rZooViv1.1, whole genome shotgun sequence genome harbors these coding sequences:
- the GPR146 gene encoding probable G-protein coupled receptor 146 isoform X1 → MGKTRDLFKKIGDMKGTFRTKITIIKDKSGKDLTEAEDIKKRWQEYTEELYQKDMEVSYTSGSVVADLEPDILESEVKWALESIANNKASGSDDIPAELFKILKDDAVKVLHPICQQVWKTQQWPEDWRRSVYIPIPKKGSAKECSNFRTIALISHASKVMLKILQGRLRQYVDTELPEVQAGFRRGRGTRDQIANMRWIMEKAREFQKNVYFCFIDYAKAFDCVDHSKLWQVLKEMGVPDHLICLLRNLYVGQEATVRTGYGTTDWFKIGKGVRQGCILSPCLFNLYAEFIMRKAGLDESQAGIKIAGRNINNLRYADDTTLMAESEEELKNLLMRVKEESAKYGLKLNIKKTKIMATGPITSWQIEGEEMEAVRDFTFLGSLITADGESSHEIKRRLLLGRKAMTNLDSILKSRDITLPTKVRIVKAMVFPVVMYGSESWTIKKSDRRRIDAFELWCWRRLLRIPWTARRSNLSILKEISPECSLEGQIVKLRLQYFGHLMRREESLEKTLMLGKIEGTRRRGRQKTRWLDSVLEATNMSLTKLREAVEDRSAWRAMVHGVTKSRTRLND, encoded by the coding sequence atggggaaaaccagagatctgttcaagaaaattggagatatgaaaggaacatttcgtacaaagattaccataataaaggacaaaagtggtaaggacctaacagaagcagaagacatcaagaagaggtggcaagaatacacagaggaattataccagaaagatatggaggtctcgtacacctcaggtagtgtggttgctgaccttgagccagacatcttggagagtgaagtcaaatgggccttagaaagcattgctaataacaaggccagtggaagtgatgatattccagctgaactatttaaaattttaaaagatgatgctgttaaggtgctacacccaatatgccagcaagtttggaaaactcagcagtggccagaggattggagaagatcagtctacatcccaattccaaagaagggcagtgccaaagaatgctccaacttccgcacaattgccctcatttcacacgctagcaaggttatgcttaaaattctacaaggcaggcttaggcagtatgtggacacagaactcccagaagtgcaagctggatttcgaaggggcagaggaaccagagaccaaatagcaaacatgcgctggattatggagaaagctagagagttccagaaaaacgtctacttctgcttcattgactatgcaaaagcctttgactgtgtcgaccacagcaaactatggcaagttcttaaagaaatgggagtgcctgatcacctcatctgtctcctgagaaatctctatgtgggacaagaagctacagttagaactggatatggaacaactgattggttcaaaattgggaaaggagtacgacaaggttgtatattgtctccctgcttatttaacttatatgcagaattcatcatgcgaaaggctggactagatgaatcccaagccggaattaagattgccggaagaaatatcaacaacctcagatatgcagatgacacaaccttgatggcagaaagtgaggaggaattaaagaaccttttaatgagggtgaaagaggagagcgcaaaatatggtctgaagctcaacatcaaaaaaaccaagatcatggccactggtcccatcacctcctggcaaatagaaggggaagaaatggaggcagtgagagattttactttcttgggctccttgatcactgcagatggtgagagcagtcacgaaattaaaagacgcctgcttcttgggagaaaagcaatgacaaacctagacagcatcttaaaaagcagagacatcaccttgcctacaaaggtccgtatagttaaagctatggttttcccagtagtgatgtatggaagtgagagctggaccataaagaagtctgatcgccgaagaattgatgcttttgaattatggtgctggaggagactcttgagaatcccatggactgcaagaagatcaaatctttccattcttaaggaaatcagccctgagtgctcactggaaggacagatcgtgaagctgaggctccaatactttggacacctcatgagaagagaagaatccttggaaaagaccttgatgttgggaaagattgagggcactaggagaagggggcgacagaagacgagatggttggacagtgttctcgaagctacgaacatgagtttgaccaaactgcgggaggcagtggaagacaggagtgcctggcgtgctatggtccatggggtcacgaagagtcggacacgactaaacgactaa